One region of Quercus lobata isolate SW786 chromosome 2, ValleyOak3.0 Primary Assembly, whole genome shotgun sequence genomic DNA includes:
- the LOC115977994 gene encoding non-specific lipid-transfer protein 2-like — MYRSLSSLSLSFFIASVKKLRMKKASYVVLCAMAVVAMLLFEAPLMAKAVTCSPLQLSSCIAAITSSAPPSSTCCTKLREQRPCLCGYLKDPNLRQYVNSPGARKVASTCGVPFPSC, encoded by the coding sequence ATGTACCGTAGcctatcttctctctctctctctttcttcataGCTAGTGTAAAAAAGTTAAGGATGAAGAAAGCTTCATATGTTGTACTCTGTGCAATGGCGGTGGTAGCCATGCTTCTATTTGAAGCACCACTGATGGCAAAGGCAGTGACATGCAGTCCCTTGCAGCTGAGTTCATGCATAGCGGCCATCACATCTTCAGCACCACCATCTAGCACTTGTTGCACCAAGCTGAGGGAGCAGAGGCCATGCCTTTGTGGGTACCTCAAAGATCCAAATCTCAGGCAGTATGTTAACTCTCCTGGTGCCAGAAAGGTCGCTAGTACTTGTGGTGTTCCCTTCCCTAGTTGTTAG